atgaaaTCCGAGCGAGTATTTGAGAGTTAAATTAAACAAATTCACCAAACAACTGTAGTTTGAATTTGTGTTTCTACTAATGAAATCTGAAAGAATGGCTTTAATGTTGTGAATGTTCTTTTCTTTGTGGGATTAATCATAATagaagttttagcatttatagcATTATACTGTGTTTGTGAGTCTGTAAGATTTGTGGAACTTTTTATGTAGAGAACTTAGAGACGATAAATAAGTTGGCGGGTGTGTATTAAACTTGCTCtagattagttttttttttcttatggaTATATATCTCATTTGAGACCGTTGTAAGCTTACATGGTATGTCTTTCATTGAAAGATACGTATAGTGGCTAGCTTGTATGCTTAAGGCGGTCTTAAATTAGGACTTGCTCTTGTTTGGTATCTGTTGCTGATGTTTTCAAGGGAGCGAATATCCAAGTATCATCATGGTTCTATATAGCTGTAGGTGTTTGGTGAATTTTCGTTGGTACTAATGAAACCCGAGAAAATGTTCTTAGCTAACtgggttttgtttggttggagggGCGGATCATTACAGTAGCATCAACATTTATAGCATCTCACTGTGTGTGTCAGTCTAAAGGACTATGAACTTTATATGTAGAATATTTGTAGACGAGAAATAAGTAAAGAGGGTGTGTGCATTGACTGACCTTGGTGATTTGTGTTGTTATCAGGTCAAAGTCGAACCAATACCCAAACACATCTTTGATCCAGATTGAGGGAGTGAACACTCAGGAAGAAGTTGCATGGTACCTAGGAAAGAAGATGGCCTACATTTACAAGGCTAAGACCAAGAAGAACGACTCTTACTACCGTTGCATCTGGGGAAAGGTCTGCAGGCCTCATGGTAACAGTGGTGTTGTTCGCGCCAAGTTCAAGTCCAACCTTCCTCCTAAGTCCATGGTAATTAATTTCTgttcatttttgttttgtagtttTAGCCTTTGAGTCGGGTCTTTCACGGATATTGATATTTTGATTCACCGTGGTGCAGGGTGACAAGGTTAGAGTCTTCATGTACCCCAGCAACATTTAAGGTACTTTCAGCTTTTATTTCTTTTGCCCTAGCAGTATTTCCTGGATAGATAATGTGGTGCTGATGTACTCTGTTTAGCATAGTTAGATTGTTCAATTTCGTGTTTCCTCGTGTTTTAATATCTGAGTAGACAATGTTAAAGGTGTTTTAGTATTGGGATTAGATTGTACAGTTGTGCAGACATGCTTTTGaaagcaaaaaaaataaaatgtgAAAATTTGGATTgcatgcttaagaaatttggctTGAAAGTCATTAAATACGGTGTTTCATACAAGTGTTTGCTTCACAGTCTCTTCATGGAGAAGTGTCGTATTGATAAGGTTTGGTTCCGTATTCTATACACGTATCCTTTAGGGTCTAGTTTGgataaaatattactccctctgtcccggtcatttgttgtccttttctatttttgggtgtctcagtcatttgttgtcctttctattttaggattgcatttcatgagtaatttgatccttcacactcaatttgatccacttgtcatcttataattggtCATCTTTccattccttggtctttgtgccaaaagcaaatgacaacaattgaccgggacggagggagtacttgaCTAGGTTAGGCGAAGGAGGAGCTTCTTATTTCAATTACACTTTGAGTTCCATTTTCACTCCGACTCCTTGACTGACCAAACAATAGAAATCAACCCCTCCTTCTGTCTGATTCTCCAATCTAAATAAAGAGTTGGTGTCATGTTCGGCATGTTTGCAATACACAGTTGAATAGTGAAAATCGTAGCTGTGCACCTCAACTTGAGCTTAGATAGTGCTTGCGTATTCTTTTTGTGCTGTCAATTTGTTTCCTGCGTTTGTTTGCCTGGTGTGTATGATCATAGTCCCTTTTCTTAACCCAACCACATCAACTTTGTCGTACAGGTGAACCCAGAGATCGTCTAAGGAGCCTGTTTCCCCGGACAATCAACAGCAAGTTTCCTTTTATTTATTAGGGATCGTATTTTTGTATGTGGAGACCGAAATTTCACTTAGGATGTGATCGAAGTTTGTTTGGTACTATGAATAGTTCTGCACTTGTTTTTCTTGATACTGCTGTGTTTGTCAAATCTTGTGTGGCTTTCTATGGAAGACAACTTACTGAGGCGTTTTCCTCTCGACAAAACTATGGATTTAACGACAGACGTTTCATAACTTCTTCTCACTTCAAATTTAAAGCCGattattttcttcatttcttagtCCATTCACATTTTAAAGTGGTATTGCGTTTTTAAAGCGTAAATTGTCACTGCTGATGATCGACACTGGTATAGTGGTATGGCCGATTGGTTTCCCCTCAATTAGGTTGGGGCCGGTTAGCAATTGAACAAAAAGTATCAAATACTATTCAGGCCTTTTTCTCGTGTGAACTACTGTTCACTTGCGGTAATTTTCGACACAAATTTCATTTTGAGTCATTTGGAAATAACCTTTTGTTAACAAAGGGTAATGTTGCTTACTTTTGACCCCTTACCTTGCAGGTTGCATACTATCCTGTTTCACACTCCGTCAATCCCTATCATTTTTATACTCCCTTTAAAGCTCCAGTTTAACAAAGATCGTGGTAAACAAATAGTTGGAACGAAATTAATACAAAAAGACACAGAAACACCTTGAAAATGTGAATAATCTACCAATTTACAAGTTCTTATACGAAAATGTAAATAACTGAGACACCCAAATTTAAAAATTCGAATAATCAATCACCAATTTACAAGTTCTTAAACGAAAATATAAATAACCGAGACACCCAAATAATGAAAACGTAAATAAATGATCCAAAAATGGACCAACTTTTTACCGCCTTTTTCTTCCAAAATTGTGTCATGCAGTCAGAAAAAAATTACGTCGATTGTTGTCGGTCGTCCCTTTGTCCTTCCTCTTCTTCACCAAtcattttccgccatttttcttttctcttcattTCCTCTAAGCTTCCTTCATCTTTTTCCGTGCCACTATTTAATTCAATCATTCATTCCTCCATGATTACAACATACCCAGATCTCCAACAATTCCAATAATCCCCAAAAttcccccaattcccaaaattagggttcatcattCATCCCCTTaataaaaaatggaaaaaatcAAAACCCCAACAAAATTCTTCACAATAGGGTTAGTAACAGCATGGTATTCATCAAACATTGGAGTATTATTACTAAACAAATATTTATTAAGCAATTACGGATtcaaatacccaatttttttaacAATGTGTCATATGACTGCATGTTCTTTACTTAGTTACGTAGCAATTGCATGGATGAAAATGGTTCCCATGCAAACTATAAGATCTAGGGTTCAATTCTTTAAGATCTCTGCTCTTAGCTTGATTTTTTGTGCTTCTGTTGTTAGTGGAAATATCTCGCTCAAATATCTTCCTGTTTCTTTTAATCAAGCTATTGGTGCTACCACGCCGTTTTTTACCGCAGTTTTCGCGTATATTATGACTTTTAAGAGGGAGGCTTGGCTTACTTATTTTACCCTTGTTCCTGTTGTTACTGGTGTTGTTATTGCTAGTG
The Silene latifolia isolate original U9 population chromosome 11, ASM4854445v1, whole genome shotgun sequence genome window above contains:
- the LOC141612387 gene encoding large ribosomal subunit protein eL33y — translated: MVKGRQGERVRLYVRGSILGYKRSKSNQYPNTSLIQIEGVNTQEEVAWYLGKKMAYIYKAKTKKNDSYYRCIWGKVCRPHGNSGVVRAKFKSNLPPKSMGDKVRVFMYPSNI